The following coding sequences lie in one Mycobacterium sp. Z3061 genomic window:
- a CDS encoding M24 family metallopeptidase: MSTEVLPDAQALRLGRRERALAQMAAHDLDVLVLGRQANVRYVTGAPQLWVAGTRPFGPTCVLVRQTGAVHLLSTWDEGIPEDIPRENLYGISWNPANTIAALSRIDGAATARRVGTDALSPVFAQLLPTAFPQAELVDGELAMRASRRVKTGDEIAALRESIAVAETGLAAAVAELRPGVREQELAGVLLEAVAAGGVSTPSNQDVAWVTSREHPWRRAAGDGRVQSGDLVALSSGVLAGGYIGEVGRTWPVGEVAGAAALFGRWDRLWDMLIAVCRPGAGAGELLAAYAAAGEPAPPMPVARGLGMGFDPPVVSARLPHTAEQERLEPGMVLAVTGYVWEQGVGAVFGREAVLITADGPEVLTASPFWRV, encoded by the coding sequence ATGTCGACTGAAGTCCTGCCCGACGCGCAAGCGCTGCGCCTGGGGCGCCGGGAACGCGCGCTGGCCCAAATGGCGGCCCACGACCTGGACGTGCTGGTGCTGGGCCGACAGGCCAACGTTCGCTATGTCACCGGCGCACCACAACTCTGGGTGGCCGGAACACGGCCGTTCGGGCCCACCTGCGTCCTGGTGCGACAGACCGGTGCCGTGCATCTGCTCAGTACCTGGGACGAGGGCATCCCCGAGGACATCCCCCGGGAGAACCTCTACGGCATCTCCTGGAATCCGGCGAACACCATCGCGGCGCTGAGCCGTATCGATGGAGCTGCCACCGCCCGGCGGGTCGGAACCGATGCGCTGTCACCGGTTTTCGCGCAGCTGTTGCCGACCGCCTTTCCCCAGGCCGAACTGGTCGACGGTGAGCTCGCCATGCGGGCGTCGCGGCGGGTCAAGACCGGAGACGAGATCGCCGCGCTGCGGGAATCCATCGCGGTGGCCGAAACCGGCCTGGCCGCCGCCGTCGCGGAACTGCGGCCCGGCGTCCGGGAACAAGAACTGGCCGGGGTACTGCTGGAGGCGGTGGCCGCCGGTGGGGTGAGCACACCCTCGAATCAGGACGTGGCCTGGGTGACGTCGCGCGAGCATCCCTGGCGGCGCGCCGCGGGCGACGGTCGCGTGCAGTCGGGCGACCTGGTGGCGCTGTCCTCCGGCGTCCTGGCCGGCGGCTACATCGGCGAGGTGGGACGTACCTGGCCGGTCGGTGAAGTCGCCGGTGCCGCCGCGCTGTTCGGACGCTGGGATCGGCTGTGGGACATGCTCATTGCTGTGTGCCGGCCGGGTGCGGGAGCGGGTGAGCTGCTGGCCGCCTATGCCGCCGCGGGTGAGCCCGCGCCGCCGATGCCGGTAGCGCGCGGTCTGGGCATGGGCTTCGACCCGCCGGTGGTCTCGGCGCGGCTGCCGCACACTGCGGAGCAGGAGCGGCTCGAGCCCGGCATGGTGCTGGCAGTCACCGGCTACGTCTGGGAGCAGGGTGTCGGCGCGGTGTTCGGGCGCGAGGCGGTGTTGATCACGGCTGACGGTCCAGAGGTGTTGACCGCGAGCCCATTTTGGCGGGTCTAG
- a CDS encoding SDR family NAD(P)-dependent oxidoreductase: protein MDGFEGRGAVITGGASGIGLATATELAGRGARVVLADVDQPGLELAVTHLRGQGFDAHGVMCDVRHLEEVTRLADKAFRLLGQVDVLFSNAGIVVAGPIAEMTHEDWRWVIDIDLWGSIHAVEAFLPRLLKQGTGGHIAFTASFAGLVPNAGLGAYGVAKYGVVSLAETLAREVKGNGIGVSVLCPMVVETKLVSNSERIRGADYGLASTPDVTGSLGPLPEQDETVGVAALARLTADAILANRLYVLPHEASRASIRRRFDRIDRTFDEQAAEGWRH from the coding sequence ATGGACGGATTTGAGGGACGCGGAGCGGTTATCACCGGCGGCGCGAGCGGTATCGGCCTGGCCACCGCCACCGAGCTGGCCGGCCGCGGTGCGCGGGTGGTGCTCGCCGACGTCGACCAGCCGGGCTTGGAACTGGCGGTCACTCACCTGCGCGGCCAGGGTTTCGACGCCCACGGCGTGATGTGCGACGTCCGGCACCTCGAGGAGGTGACGCGGTTGGCCGACAAGGCGTTCCGGTTGCTCGGCCAGGTGGACGTACTTTTCAGCAATGCCGGCATCGTGGTCGCGGGCCCGATCGCTGAGATGACGCACGAGGACTGGCGCTGGGTGATCGACATCGACTTGTGGGGTTCGATTCACGCCGTCGAGGCGTTCTTGCCGCGGTTGCTCAAGCAGGGCACGGGCGGCCACATCGCATTCACCGCCTCCTTCGCCGGGCTGGTGCCCAACGCCGGCCTCGGGGCGTACGGGGTTGCCAAGTACGGCGTGGTCAGCCTGGCCGAGACTCTGGCGCGCGAAGTGAAGGGCAATGGCATCGGCGTGTCGGTGCTGTGCCCGATGGTGGTCGAGACCAAGCTGGTATCCAACTCCGAACGGATCCGCGGCGCGGACTACGGCCTGGCATCGACACCCGACGTGACCGGTTCGCTCGGGCCGCTCCCGGAGCAGGACGAAACGGTGGGTGTCGCCGCTCTGGCCCGCCTGACCGCCGACGCAATCCTGGCCAACCGGCTCTATGTCCTTCCGCACGAGGCGTCCCGGGCGTCGATCCGGCGCCGGTTCGACCGCATTGACCGGACTTTCGACGAACAGGCCGCCGAAGGCTGGCGCCACTGA
- a CDS encoding SDR family oxidoreductase: MPIDPAHILLTDRVAVVTGGGAGIGRGIAAGFAAFGARVAIWERNPDSCAQAAESIGALGIACDVRDSGQVDAALDRTVAELGTPTILVNNAGGVFSSSLLDTSENGWDALYRANLRHVLLCTQRVARRLVADGLPGSIMAVTSIEGVRAAPGYAAYAAAKAGVINYTKTAALELASHGIRVNAIAPDITLTEGLAQLGGEGTTAAMGAVVPWGRPGHVDEIAGTAIFLASDMSTYITGQTLHVDGGTHAAGGWYHDPQTGAYRLGPNS; this comes from the coding sequence GTGCCGATTGATCCCGCACACATCTTGCTGACCGACCGCGTCGCGGTGGTCACCGGCGGGGGAGCCGGCATCGGACGCGGTATCGCCGCGGGCTTCGCGGCCTTCGGCGCGCGCGTGGCCATCTGGGAACGCAATCCCGATTCCTGCGCCCAGGCCGCGGAATCGATTGGAGCACTCGGTATCGCCTGCGACGTCCGGGACAGCGGCCAGGTAGATGCGGCGCTGGACCGGACGGTGGCCGAACTAGGGACGCCGACGATTCTGGTCAACAATGCCGGCGGCGTCTTCTCCTCATCGCTGCTGGATACCAGCGAGAACGGTTGGGACGCTTTATATCGCGCCAACCTGCGGCATGTGTTGCTGTGCACCCAACGGGTCGCGCGCCGGCTGGTCGCCGATGGTCTGCCCGGCAGTATCATGGCCGTCACCTCGATCGAGGGGGTACGGGCCGCGCCCGGCTACGCGGCCTACGCCGCCGCCAAGGCCGGTGTCATCAATTACACGAAGACCGCCGCGCTGGAGTTGGCGTCCCACGGTATCCGGGTCAACGCGATAGCGCCTGACATCACGTTGACCGAAGGCCTGGCTCAGCTGGGTGGGGAGGGCACGACGGCGGCCATGGGGGCTGTAGTGCCGTGGGGGAGACCCGGGCACGTCGACGAAATAGCCGGTACTGCAATCTTTCTCGCGTCTGACATGTCGACGTACATCACCGGCCAGACGTTGCACGTCGACGGCGGCACCCACGCCGCGGGCGGGTGGTATCACGACCCGCAGACCGGCGCCTACCGGCTGGGGCCGAATTCCTAG
- a CDS encoding TetR/AcrR family transcriptional regulator — MTSPGEEPAWKQRAVERSIKTAKLRAAQRVQRFLDAAQAIIIEKGSTDFTVQEVVDRSRQSLRSFYLQFDGKHELLLALFEDALSRSADQIRAATESHTDALERLKVAVELLYEASRPDPTAKRPLFTDFAPRLLVTHPAEVKVAHAPLLALLTELMEAACEAGKLRAGVNPKRMAAMTMQTVMFIAQSSGGSDDATVHPISADEVWDFCSRGFAGS, encoded by the coding sequence GTGACCAGCCCGGGCGAAGAGCCGGCTTGGAAACAGCGGGCCGTCGAGCGATCCATCAAAACCGCCAAATTGCGGGCGGCGCAACGCGTCCAGCGCTTCCTCGATGCCGCCCAGGCCATCATCATCGAGAAGGGCAGCACGGACTTCACCGTGCAGGAGGTCGTTGACCGCTCCCGTCAGTCGTTGCGCAGCTTCTACCTGCAGTTCGACGGCAAACACGAGTTGCTGCTGGCCCTGTTCGAGGACGCGCTGAGCCGGTCGGCTGACCAGATCAGGGCCGCGACCGAAAGCCACACCGACGCGCTGGAACGGCTCAAGGTGGCGGTGGAGCTTCTCTACGAGGCCTCCCGACCGGACCCGACGGCTAAGCGGCCACTGTTCACCGACTTTGCGCCACGGTTGCTCGTCACCCATCCCGCTGAGGTCAAGGTAGCCCACGCGCCGCTGCTGGCTTTGCTCACGGAACTGATGGAAGCTGCCTGTGAGGCTGGCAAGCTGCGTGCCGGCGTCAACCCGAAGCGGATGGCCGCCATGACCATGCAGACAGTGATGTTCATTGCCCAGTCCAGCGGCGGTTCCGACGACGCGACGGTCCATCCGATCAGCGCCGACGAGGTGTGGGACTTCTGCTCACGAGGATTCGCCGGCAGCTAA
- a CDS encoding cytochrome P450: MTVSAASDVYFDPYDVELNADPYPMFRRLREESPLYYNEQHDFYALSRFADVDNAIVDHQTFSSARGAILELIRANIEMPPGVLIFEDPPVHDIHRKLLSRMFTPRKISDLEPKIREFCARSLDPLIGTGKFDFVNDLGAQMPMRVIGMLLGVPEEDQEAARDFANAQMRTEAGKPMEFSAETMLNGDFFGQYIDWRAQHPSNDIMTELLNAEFEDETGTVRRMSRDELLTYVTVVSGAGNETTTRLIGWAGKVLAEHPDQRRALAENPALIPAAVEELLRYEPPAPHVARYVTRDVEYYGQRVPEGSVMMMLIGAANRDHRQFPPDGDVFDIRREPRQHLTFSVGTHYCLGSALARLEGRIALEEILKRFPDWDVDLAEATLSPTSTVRGWESMPAVFG, encoded by the coding sequence GTGACAGTGAGCGCAGCCAGCGACGTCTATTTCGACCCCTACGATGTCGAGCTCAACGCTGACCCGTACCCCATGTTCCGGCGCCTGCGCGAGGAGTCGCCGCTGTACTACAACGAGCAGCATGACTTCTATGCCCTCAGTCGCTTCGCCGATGTCGACAACGCCATCGTCGACCACCAGACGTTCAGCTCCGCCCGCGGAGCCATCCTCGAACTGATCCGGGCCAATATCGAGATGCCGCCGGGCGTGCTCATCTTCGAGGATCCGCCCGTTCACGACATCCACCGTAAGTTGTTGTCGCGCATGTTCACTCCCCGCAAGATCAGCGACTTGGAGCCCAAGATCCGCGAATTCTGCGCGCGCAGTCTGGATCCGCTGATCGGGACCGGCAAGTTCGACTTCGTCAACGACCTCGGCGCGCAGATGCCCATGCGGGTGATCGGCATGCTGCTGGGTGTCCCGGAGGAAGACCAAGAGGCCGCACGCGACTTCGCCAACGCGCAGATGCGCACCGAGGCCGGCAAGCCGATGGAGTTCTCGGCCGAAACCATGTTGAACGGTGACTTTTTCGGTCAATACATCGACTGGCGTGCGCAACATCCGTCCAACGACATCATGACCGAGTTGCTCAACGCAGAGTTCGAGGACGAGACCGGAACCGTCCGGCGCATGAGCCGCGACGAACTGCTCACCTACGTCACTGTCGTCTCCGGCGCCGGCAACGAGACCACCACCCGGCTGATCGGCTGGGCGGGAAAGGTTTTGGCCGAGCACCCGGATCAGCGTCGCGCGCTGGCGGAGAATCCGGCGTTGATCCCCGCGGCCGTCGAGGAGTTGCTGCGCTACGAGCCGCCGGCGCCGCACGTGGCCCGCTACGTCACCCGCGATGTCGAGTACTACGGCCAGCGGGTCCCCGAAGGCAGCGTCATGATGATGCTGATCGGAGCGGCGAACCGTGACCATCGCCAATTTCCGCCTGACGGAGACGTTTTCGACATCCGCCGCGAGCCGCGTCAGCACCTGACGTTCAGTGTCGGCACCCACTATTGTCTCGGCTCGGCGCTGGCCCGGCTGGAGGGCCGGATCGCGCTCGAGGAGATCCTGAAGCGCTTCCCCGACTGGGATGTCGACCTTGCCGAGGCCACGCTTTCCCCCACGTCGACCGTGCGGGGTTGGGAGTCCATGCCGGCCGTCTTCGGCTGA
- a CDS encoding amidohydrolase family protein → MTSTLYPPKGFGAPKDRKGHAIGSNVGLPAGTEVFSADNHISLAADIFYERFPEDLKDKAPRIWYEEGAYQVGRKGQSFLPGDFSAVLMQYDDLPGAASTNIEARIQELREDGVDKELAFPNAVLALFHYPDKKLRELTFRIYNEYIAELQERSGGRFYGAGLINWWDPEGTRRTLAELKSLGLRTFLMPLNPGKDDDGNPIDYSCTSMSAVWDEIEAAGLPVTHHIGETPPKSPCEFNSVVVGMMINIDGFRETFSKYIFGGILDQHPALRIGWFEGGIAWVPWALQDAEHLVASYQHMFNRPLEHDVRYYWDTHMSASFMVDPLGLELIDRIGVDKVMWSSDYPHNESTYGYSEKSLAAVVEAVGPDNATRIVSGNITEFLGL, encoded by the coding sequence ATGACGAGCACCCTGTACCCGCCGAAAGGCTTTGGCGCGCCCAAGGATCGCAAAGGACACGCCATCGGCAGCAACGTGGGCTTGCCCGCCGGGACCGAGGTGTTCTCGGCCGACAACCACATCTCACTGGCGGCCGACATTTTCTACGAACGCTTCCCCGAGGACCTCAAGGACAAGGCGCCCCGCATTTGGTACGAGGAGGGCGCGTATCAGGTCGGCCGCAAGGGACAGTCCTTCCTGCCCGGCGACTTCAGCGCCGTGCTGATGCAGTACGACGACCTGCCCGGCGCGGCCAGCACCAATATCGAGGCCAGGATCCAGGAGCTGCGTGAGGACGGCGTCGATAAGGAACTCGCCTTCCCCAACGCGGTACTGGCGTTATTCCACTACCCGGACAAGAAACTTCGCGAACTCACCTTCCGCATCTACAACGAATACATCGCCGAACTGCAGGAGCGCTCGGGCGGCCGCTTCTACGGCGCCGGCCTGATCAACTGGTGGGACCCCGAAGGCACCCGCAGAACGCTGGCCGAACTGAAATCCCTGGGGCTGCGGACATTTCTGATGCCGCTGAATCCGGGCAAGGACGACGACGGCAACCCGATCGACTACTCCTGCACGTCCATGAGTGCCGTCTGGGACGAGATCGAGGCCGCCGGCCTTCCTGTGACGCACCACATCGGGGAGACTCCGCCGAAGAGCCCGTGCGAGTTCAACAGCGTCGTCGTCGGCATGATGATCAACATCGACGGCTTCCGGGAGACGTTCTCCAAGTACATCTTCGGCGGCATCCTCGATCAGCACCCGGCCCTGCGGATCGGCTGGTTCGAGGGCGGAATCGCGTGGGTGCCGTGGGCCCTGCAGGACGCCGAACATCTGGTGGCGTCCTACCAGCACATGTTCAACCGGCCGCTGGAACACGATGTCCGCTACTACTGGGACACCCATATGAGCGCCTCGTTCATGGTCGACCCGCTCGGCCTGGAGCTGATCGACCGGATCGGGGTCGACAAGGTGATGTGGTCATCGGACTACCCGCACAACGAGAGCACGTACGGATATTCCGAGAAATCACTCGCGGCCGTCGTCGAAGCCGTCGGCCCGGACAACGCCACCCGGATCGTCAGTGGCAACATCACCGAATTCCTGGGGCTGTGA
- a CDS encoding Xaa-Pro peptidase family protein codes for MRRETGARLRSAMVERGVDALVLLGNNAVVYATGISWPLGDAGLSYVERPVAVVLADDEWPHLFLPFREGAAQESELPADHLHGPVYLEFEEGVANFARTLAGLVPGGATVAADELTGAMSRARDVLFPSGFPVDAAAVISAAKVIKTGDELSCIRTAVRITDEAMIEVQQALAPGIRQIDLSARFVRRAFELGAMTSMLEPIWQVMPHSRAEGVWTTHGDLALPLLSTERELAKGDVLWTDVSITYAGYCSDFGRTWIVGQDPSPRQQEQFHRWRSIMDAVLGVARAGATAADLGRAATAANGGTRPWLPHFYLGHGIGVNAAEMPMIGTDLGAEFDESFVLRPGMVLVLEPVVWEDGTGGYRSEEVLVITKEGSIRLTDYPYDPYVD; via the coding sequence ATGCGCCGCGAGACCGGGGCGCGGCTGCGCTCGGCGATGGTTGAGCGTGGTGTCGACGCCCTGGTGCTGCTCGGCAACAACGCGGTGGTCTATGCCACCGGCATCAGTTGGCCGCTGGGCGACGCCGGCCTGTCCTACGTGGAGCGCCCGGTGGCAGTGGTGCTGGCCGACGACGAGTGGCCGCACCTGTTCCTGCCGTTCCGCGAGGGGGCGGCGCAGGAGTCGGAGCTGCCGGCCGATCACCTGCACGGCCCGGTCTACCTCGAATTCGAGGAAGGTGTAGCCAATTTCGCGCGGACGCTGGCCGGCCTGGTTCCTGGCGGGGCCACGGTCGCGGCCGACGAACTGACCGGAGCGATGTCGCGCGCCCGTGACGTGTTGTTCCCCAGTGGTTTTCCCGTCGACGCTGCCGCGGTGATCAGTGCGGCCAAGGTCATCAAGACTGGGGATGAGCTGTCCTGCATCCGCACTGCGGTCCGCATCACCGACGAAGCGATGATCGAGGTTCAGCAGGCTCTGGCTCCCGGTATCCGCCAGATCGACTTGTCGGCACGTTTTGTGCGCCGGGCCTTCGAGCTCGGGGCGATGACCAGCATGCTCGAGCCGATTTGGCAGGTGATGCCACACAGCAGAGCCGAGGGCGTCTGGACCACCCACGGAGATCTGGCGCTGCCACTGTTGAGCACCGAACGCGAGTTGGCGAAGGGCGACGTGCTGTGGACCGACGTCAGCATCACCTACGCGGGCTATTGCTCCGACTTCGGCCGAACCTGGATCGTCGGACAGGACCCGTCGCCGCGCCAGCAGGAGCAGTTCCACCGGTGGCGCTCGATCATGGACGCCGTGCTGGGCGTCGCCCGTGCCGGAGCCACCGCCGCGGATCTGGGCCGGGCGGCCACCGCGGCCAACGGGGGCACCCGTCCGTGGCTGCCGCACTTCTATCTTGGTCACGGGATCGGTGTCAATGCGGCCGAAATGCCGATGATCGGAACGGATCTCGGCGCGGAGTTTGACGAGAGCTTCGTGTTGCGACCGGGCATGGTGCTGGTGCTGGAACCCGTGGTGTGGGAGGACGGCACCGGCGGCTACCGCAGTGAAGAGGTCCTGGTGATCACCAAGGAGGGCTCGATTCGATTGACCGACTACCCGTATGATCCCTATGTCGACTGA
- a CDS encoding CoA transferase produces MTQPPLSGYRVIDLSSGIAGGYCTKLLADGGAEVIKVESPEGDWLRSWSASGSEVVGDGALFSFLAGSKHSVVADPEIDTEFVGRLLAGADAMVWSSGSAVAECFAPATMMERYPHLVVASISPFGLHGPWHDRPATEFTLQAWSGGIIGLGRGVADRAPVFVGGQVGEYLAGAYASAAILAALYGGRGQGQLIDLSMLETQILGLTYYPVTYFEMLGHPWRDARRLTVPGVAAAQDGLVDLGCGTAQQWFDLCAMVGHPEWIDENSPLSITELANVYADEIYEWVRRHPADEIRELATAFRIPNAPVANGATIVALEHFVERGSFQRNPSDGFQQPGHPYRMRPAQLRQPGVAPRLGEHTQHYRAAFLVPRAVSSRPSEALPLNGLRVLDMTAFWAGPSCTHLLALLGAEVIHIESTRRPDGTRLIAGIPVTEEQWWEKSPIFAALNTNKKGLTLDLQRPRGRELLLELIGTCDVIAENFTPRVLDQIGLDFAAVQAVRPDAILLRMPGFGLDGPWRDKPAFAYVIESASGVSWLTGYPDRPPFEPYSVGDPNAGIHAVNALLLALEHRRRTGQGVMVEAAMVDAALNVAAEQVIEFSSYGALLERAGNRGPTAVPQNLYLSADIDEFGRLDTWVAIAVATDEQWVQLCGALGSPSWATDPALATATGRRAQEDRIDNQLARWCEGRTRDDIVATLWGAGVPVAKVMQPHRQTELDQLDARGFFEVVDHPVCGPARLSSVPMRLSGGPRLFHTQPAPLLGQHNRELLAELGLTDDEIAQLEADGVIGRCPG; encoded by the coding sequence GTGACGCAACCACCGCTGTCCGGTTACCGCGTGATCGACCTGTCCAGCGGGATCGCGGGCGGTTACTGCACCAAGCTGCTCGCCGACGGCGGGGCTGAGGTCATCAAAGTCGAGTCACCGGAGGGTGATTGGCTGCGCTCCTGGTCAGCATCGGGGTCAGAGGTGGTGGGCGATGGCGCGTTGTTCAGCTTCCTGGCCGGGTCCAAACACAGTGTCGTGGCCGATCCGGAGATTGACACTGAATTCGTCGGGCGGTTGCTGGCCGGTGCGGACGCGATGGTGTGGTCGTCGGGATCTGCTGTGGCCGAATGCTTCGCGCCTGCGACGATGATGGAGCGTTATCCGCACCTCGTCGTCGCGTCGATCAGCCCGTTCGGTCTGCACGGTCCCTGGCACGACCGGCCCGCTACCGAGTTCACGCTGCAGGCCTGGTCCGGGGGGATCATCGGGCTGGGGCGCGGTGTGGCCGACCGTGCACCGGTGTTCGTCGGCGGTCAGGTCGGGGAGTACCTCGCCGGCGCCTACGCCAGCGCGGCGATCCTGGCCGCGTTGTATGGCGGTCGCGGTCAGGGCCAGTTGATCGACCTGTCGATGCTCGAAACCCAGATCCTCGGCCTCACCTACTATCCGGTGACCTACTTCGAGATGCTCGGCCACCCTTGGCGGGATGCCCGCCGCCTCACCGTCCCGGGCGTGGCCGCCGCCCAGGACGGTCTGGTGGACCTCGGCTGCGGTACCGCGCAACAGTGGTTCGACCTGTGCGCGATGGTGGGGCACCCGGAGTGGATCGACGAGAATTCCCCGCTGTCGATCACCGAACTGGCCAACGTCTACGCCGACGAGATCTACGAGTGGGTACGTCGTCATCCGGCGGATGAAATCCGCGAACTGGCGACCGCCTTCCGGATACCCAACGCGCCGGTGGCCAACGGCGCCACCATCGTTGCACTGGAACACTTCGTCGAGCGTGGTTCCTTTCAGCGCAACCCGAGCGACGGCTTTCAGCAGCCGGGACACCCCTACCGGATGCGGCCGGCGCAGTTGCGGCAACCGGGAGTGGCGCCGCGGCTCGGCGAACACACCCAGCACTACCGGGCGGCATTCCTGGTGCCGCGGGCCGTTTCCAGCCGGCCGTCAGAAGCACTGCCGCTGAACGGGCTTCGAGTGCTGGACATGACCGCCTTCTGGGCGGGGCCGTCCTGTACGCACCTGCTGGCGTTGCTCGGTGCGGAGGTGATTCACATCGAATCCACCCGCCGCCCGGACGGCACCAGGCTCATCGCCGGCATTCCGGTCACCGAGGAGCAATGGTGGGAGAAGTCGCCGATCTTCGCGGCGCTCAACACCAACAAGAAGGGCCTGACCCTGGACCTGCAGCGGCCGCGGGGGCGTGAACTGCTGCTCGAGTTGATCGGCACCTGTGACGTGATCGCGGAGAACTTCACGCCCCGCGTGCTCGACCAGATCGGCTTGGACTTCGCTGCGGTACAAGCGGTCCGGCCTGACGCGATTCTGTTGCGCATGCCCGGCTTCGGGCTGGACGGGCCCTGGCGCGACAAACCGGCGTTCGCCTACGTGATCGAGTCGGCGTCGGGCGTGAGCTGGCTGACCGGCTATCCCGACCGCCCGCCGTTCGAGCCGTACTCGGTGGGGGACCCCAATGCCGGTATTCACGCAGTCAACGCGTTGCTGTTGGCGCTGGAGCACCGACGCCGCACCGGACAGGGCGTGATGGTGGAGGCCGCCATGGTCGATGCGGCCCTCAACGTCGCCGCCGAGCAGGTCATCGAGTTCTCCTCGTACGGAGCGCTATTGGAACGGGCCGGCAACCGGGGGCCGACGGCCGTGCCGCAGAACCTCTACCTGAGCGCCGACATCGACGAGTTCGGCCGCCTCGACACTTGGGTCGCGATCGCGGTGGCCACCGACGAGCAGTGGGTGCAGTTGTGCGGTGCACTCGGATCACCCTCGTGGGCAACCGATCCGGCGCTGGCTACCGCGACGGGCCGGCGCGCGCAGGAAGATCGGATCGACAATCAGCTCGCGCGATGGTGTGAGGGTCGCACCCGGGACGACATTGTCGCCACTCTGTGGGGCGCCGGTGTGCCGGTCGCCAAGGTCATGCAGCCGCACCGGCAGACGGAGTTGGACCAGCTCGACGCGCGGGGATTCTTCGAAGTGGTCGACCATCCGGTGTGCGGCCCGGCTAGGCTCAGCAGCGTGCCCATGCGACTGTCCGGCGGCCCGCGTCTTTTTCACACCCAGCCGGCGCCGTTGCTGGGACAACACAATCGGGAGTTGCTGGCGGAATTGGGGCTGACTGATGATGAGATCGCCCAGCTGGAAGCCGACGGCGTGATCGGCCGGTGCCCGGGGTGA
- a CDS encoding mycofactocin-coupled SDR family oxidoreductase produces MTGRVEGKVAFVTGAARGQGRSHAVRLAEEGADIIAVDVCKPIVKNTTIPASTPEDLAETADLVKGLNRRIVTAEVDVRDFDALKAAVDSGVEQLGRLDIIVANAGIGNGGDTLDKTSEYDWQEMIDVNLSSVWKSVKAGVPHILAGRNGGSIILTSSVGGIKAYPHCGSYVAAKHGVVGIMRSFAVELGQHMIRVNSVHPTHVATPMLHNEGTFKMFRPDLENPGPDDMAPICQMFHTLPIPWVEAQDVSNAVLFFASDESRYITGVTLPVDAGSCLK; encoded by the coding sequence ATGACTGGACGTGTAGAAGGGAAAGTCGCCTTCGTCACCGGGGCGGCGCGGGGTCAGGGACGCAGCCACGCCGTTCGGTTGGCCGAGGAAGGCGCTGACATCATCGCCGTCGACGTGTGCAAGCCGATCGTCAAGAACACCACCATCCCGGCATCGACTCCGGAGGATCTGGCCGAGACCGCCGATCTCGTCAAGGGACTCAATCGCCGGATCGTCACCGCGGAGGTCGATGTCCGCGACTTCGACGCGCTCAAGGCTGCCGTGGATAGCGGTGTGGAGCAGCTGGGGCGATTGGACATCATCGTGGCCAACGCCGGCATCGGCAATGGCGGCGACACTCTGGACAAAACCAGCGAATACGACTGGCAGGAGATGATCGACGTCAACCTGTCCAGCGTCTGGAAGTCGGTGAAAGCCGGTGTGCCGCATATTCTCGCGGGCCGCAATGGTGGCTCGATCATCCTGACCAGCTCGGTCGGCGGGATCAAGGCCTACCCGCACTGCGGCAGCTATGTGGCCGCCAAGCACGGTGTGGTGGGCATCATGCGCTCCTTCGCCGTTGAACTGGGGCAGCACATGATTCGGGTGAACTCGGTGCATCCCACCCACGTCGCCACCCCGATGCTGCACAACGAGGGCACCTTCAAGATGTTCCGTCCGGACCTGGAGAACCCCGGCCCGGACGACATGGCACCGATCTGCCAGATGTTCCACACGCTGCCGATCCCTTGGGTCGAGGCGCAGGACGTCAGCAACGCGGTGCTGTTCTTCGCCTCCGACGAATCCCGGTACATCACCGGCGTCACCCTGCCGGTGGATGCGGGGAGCTGCCTGAAATAG